A stretch of the Actinoalloteichus fjordicus genome encodes the following:
- a CDS encoding TetR/AcrR family transcriptional regulator, producing the protein MRQNPARRAALLDGAIEVLAREGSRGLTQRAVDKEAAVPIGTASNYFRDRDDLLVQAGARVYERLRPEDAELTEAFDRVRDVASYTAMVREAVARSAAFRSGYLALLELRLEATRRPELRTLLTERVRADLDENVTLHEAAGLPGDATAVRLVFLAMNWLVVEQLTLPDVLTEDQRDELITQAVARIVVPPPAGTT; encoded by the coding sequence ATGCGTCAGAACCCGGCCCGTCGAGCCGCCCTGCTCGACGGCGCCATCGAGGTCCTTGCCCGCGAGGGATCACGCGGCCTGACCCAGCGCGCCGTGGACAAGGAGGCGGCGGTGCCCATCGGCACCGCGTCCAACTACTTCCGCGACCGCGACGACCTGCTCGTCCAGGCGGGCGCCCGCGTCTACGAGCGGCTCAGGCCGGAGGATGCCGAGCTGACCGAGGCATTCGACCGGGTTCGGGACGTCGCGTCCTACACCGCGATGGTGCGGGAGGCCGTCGCCCGCTCCGCCGCCTTCCGGTCCGGCTACCTGGCGTTGTTGGAACTTCGGTTGGAGGCCACCAGACGGCCGGAGTTGCGGACGCTGCTCACCGAGCGGGTCCGCGCCGACCTCGACGAGAACGTCACCCTGCACGAGGCTGCGGGCCTGCCCGGCGACGCGACCGCCGTCCGACTCGTCTTCTTGGCGATGAACTGGCTCGTCGTCGAGCAGCTCACCCTGCCGGACGTCCTGACCGAGGACCAGCGCGACGAGTTGATCACGCAGGCCGTGGCGCGCATCGTCGTGCCGCCGCCTGCCGGCACCACGTGA